A genomic segment from Lignipirellula cremea encodes:
- a CDS encoding DUF1501 domain-containing protein: protein MHLDKILSLRHTRRAFLQGSAGGLGSAALASLLGGGSLRAAEQPALASRGVVQPLHYPPKAKRVIWLCQAGGMSHLESFDHKPKLAELNGQPMPESYTQGQPIAQLQGKKLTCFAPQHGFQKHGDSGQEICDIFPHLGRVADELCIVRSLHTEAINHDPAHTFMNTGALISGRPAMGSWLTYGLGNEADDLPGFVVLTSLGKAGQAQPIAARQWHSGFLPSRYQGVEFHSAGDPVLYVSRPQGISAGRQRDVVEAVNALNRMQDQLVDDPEISTRISQYELAFKMQTSVPELMDIADEPQSMLDAYGCQGADGTYASNCLLARRLAERGVRFIQLYHRGWDHHGNIKSSVERTAAEVDQATAALIQDLKQRDMLKDTLLVFGGEFGRTPMAQGTGRDHHIKGFSMFLAGGGVKPGVTYGATDELGYNAVENVVSVHDLHATMLHQLGVDHERLTFQFQGLDFKLTGVEEAHILHDILA, encoded by the coding sequence ATGCATCTCGATAAAATTCTCAGTCTGCGACATACGCGTCGGGCCTTCCTGCAGGGCAGCGCCGGCGGGCTTGGTTCGGCGGCCCTCGCTTCGCTGCTGGGCGGCGGCAGTCTCCGGGCCGCGGAACAGCCGGCTCTCGCCAGCCGCGGGGTGGTGCAGCCGCTGCACTATCCGCCGAAAGCGAAAAGGGTGATCTGGCTCTGCCAGGCCGGCGGCATGAGTCACCTGGAATCGTTCGACCATAAACCGAAACTGGCCGAACTCAACGGCCAGCCGATGCCCGAGTCGTACACTCAGGGGCAACCGATCGCCCAGCTGCAGGGGAAAAAGCTGACCTGCTTCGCGCCGCAGCACGGCTTCCAGAAACATGGCGACAGCGGGCAAGAGATCTGCGACATCTTCCCGCACCTGGGGCGTGTGGCCGACGAATTGTGCATCGTCCGCTCGCTGCATACCGAAGCGATCAACCATGATCCCGCGCATACGTTCATGAACACCGGGGCGCTCATTTCGGGACGTCCCGCGATGGGTTCCTGGCTGACCTACGGCCTGGGGAACGAGGCTGACGATCTGCCCGGCTTCGTGGTGCTGACCTCCCTCGGCAAAGCGGGCCAGGCCCAGCCGATCGCCGCCCGGCAATGGCACAGCGGCTTTCTTCCCAGTCGCTACCAGGGCGTCGAATTCCATAGCGCCGGCGATCCGGTCCTGTATGTGAGTCGCCCCCAAGGGATCAGCGCCGGCCGCCAGCGGGATGTGGTCGAGGCGGTCAACGCCCTCAACCGGATGCAGGACCAGCTGGTCGACGATCCGGAAATCAGCACGCGGATCAGCCAGTACGAACTGGCCTTCAAAATGCAAACCAGCGTGCCCGAGCTGATGGACATCGCCGACGAACCGCAAAGCATGCTTGACGCTTACGGCTGCCAGGGAGCCGACGGCACGTACGCCTCGAACTGCCTGCTGGCCCGGCGCCTGGCCGAACGCGGCGTGCGGTTCATTCAGCTGTACCACCGCGGTTGGGACCACCACGGCAACATCAAAAGCAGCGTCGAACGGACCGCGGCGGAAGTCGACCAGGCGACGGCCGCTTTGATCCAGGACCTGAAACAGCGCGACATGCTGAAAGACACGCTGCTGGTGTTCGGCGGCGAGTTCGGTCGCACCCCCATGGCGCAAGGAACGGGCCGCGACCACCATATCAAAGGCTTCTCCATGTTCCTCGCCGGCGGCGGCGTCAAGCCGGGCGTGACCTATGGAGCGACCGATGAGCTGGGTTATAACGCCGTAGAAAACGTGGTCAGCGTCCACGACCTGCACGCCACCATGTTGCACCAGCTGGGCGTCGACCACGAGCGCCTGACGTTCCAGTTTCAGGGCCTCGACTTCAAGCTGACCGGCGTCGAAGAAGCCCACATCCTCCACGACATCCTGGCGTAG
- a CDS encoding sigma-70 family RNA polymerase sigma factor: protein MHGEYKTKAMRQLADQQSRFAPREKKLEQLNRAEQLIREVEAAKNYSYEYLCFRITGYRPDTGPGELATGGEVRRDLQFFIEDLSDSADISAAEVGEPVLTLEEVSRMFNVSTKTISRWRQQGLVSRRFVLDGRKRVGFLNSSVDRFVEANRDRVKRGERFSQLTDHDRDDIIDRARRLARSGACPADVTRRIARHMNRSVETIRYTLRQFDQRNPDMAVFPDHKGPLTIEAKEKIYQQYRRGDSPDALAKRYCRTKSSIHRIVSEMRALRILDLPLDYIPNDCFENAEMEAEIVAPMPESTDKPRKARMPSGLPSYLASLYETALLNAEQEAHLFRKFNFLKHKAKKLREELDPARARASLMDEIESLYEEAIKVKNQIVQANLRLVVSIAKRHVNPTDDFFQLVSDGNMSLIRAAEKFDYGRGNKFSTYASWAIMKNFARTIPEEYKQRDRYRTSTDEMFSAQPDNNVDLFTQESTQAMRERQVERILSALDEREQKIIISRFGLNYQQEPQTLKEVGAEMGVTKERIRQIEARALNKLRAAAQDEKIEFFEEED, encoded by the coding sequence ATGCACGGCGAATACAAAACCAAGGCGATGCGACAGCTCGCCGACCAGCAAAGCCGGTTCGCTCCCCGCGAGAAGAAACTGGAGCAGTTGAATCGCGCCGAGCAGCTCATTCGCGAGGTAGAAGCCGCGAAGAACTATTCTTACGAATACCTCTGCTTCCGCATTACGGGCTACCGCCCCGACACGGGACCGGGCGAACTGGCCACCGGCGGGGAAGTCCGTCGGGATCTGCAGTTCTTTATTGAAGACCTGTCCGACTCCGCCGACATCTCGGCCGCCGAAGTCGGCGAGCCGGTGCTGACGCTCGAAGAGGTCAGCCGCATGTTCAACGTATCCACGAAAACCATTTCGCGATGGCGCCAGCAGGGTCTGGTCAGCCGCCGCTTTGTGCTCGACGGCCGCAAGCGAGTTGGGTTTCTCAACAGCAGCGTCGACCGTTTTGTCGAAGCGAACCGCGACCGCGTGAAGCGGGGCGAACGTTTTAGCCAGCTGACCGACCACGATCGCGATGATATTATCGATCGCGCCCGGCGTCTGGCCCGTTCGGGCGCCTGCCCGGCCGACGTCACCCGACGGATCGCCCGGCACATGAACCGCAGTGTGGAAACCATCCGTTACACGCTTCGTCAGTTTGATCAAAGGAACCCCGACATGGCGGTTTTCCCGGATCATAAAGGCCCGCTCACGATCGAGGCCAAAGAAAAAATCTACCAGCAGTACCGCCGCGGCGATTCGCCCGATGCGCTTGCCAAGCGTTACTGCCGGACCAAGAGCAGCATCCATCGCATCGTTAGCGAAATGCGCGCCCTGCGCATCCTGGACCTGCCGCTCGACTACATTCCCAACGACTGCTTCGAGAACGCGGAGATGGAAGCGGAAATCGTCGCCCCCATGCCGGAGTCGACCGATAAGCCCCGCAAGGCCCGTATGCCCAGCGGTCTGCCTTCGTACCTCGCTTCGTTATATGAAACGGCCCTGCTCAACGCCGAGCAGGAAGCGCACCTGTTCCGCAAGTTCAACTTCCTGAAGCACAAAGCGAAAAAGCTGCGGGAAGAACTCGATCCGGCCCGCGCCCGCGCCAGCCTGATGGATGAGATTGAATCGCTGTACGAAGAAGCGATCAAGGTGAAAAACCAGATCGTGCAGGCCAACCTGCGTCTGGTGGTTTCCATCGCCAAACGGCATGTGAATCCGACCGACGACTTCTTCCAGCTGGTCAGTGACGGTAACATGTCCCTGATTCGCGCTGCCGAAAAATTCGATTATGGTCGTGGAAACAAGTTCAGCACGTACGCCAGCTGGGCGATCATGAAGAACTTTGCCCGCACCATTCCCGAAGAGTACAAGCAGCGGGACCGGTATCGCACCTCGACCGACGAAATGTTCTCGGCCCAGCCCGACAACAACGTCGACCTGTTCACACAGGAGTCGACCCAGGCGATGCGGGAACGGCAGGTGGAACGAATTCTGTCCGCGCTCGACGAACGCGAACAGAAAATCATCATCAGTCGTTTCGGGCTCAATTACCAGCAGGAGCCGCAAACCCTCAAAGAGGTCGGCGCCGAAATGGGCGTGACCAAAGAGCGGATCCGGCAGATTGAAGCCCGCGCCCTCAACAAGCTGCGGGCCGCCGCCCAGGACGAGAAAATTGAGTTCTTCGAAGAAGAAGACTAA
- a CDS encoding Eco57I restriction-modification methylase domain-containing protein — protein MLLDRLNLTLRQGDPWCGRSPKPGQTLEECSSLSPEAVYQEAVRTLLRIAFLQLAGSPLSPDQLSWQGLQHRQAIIAGCHTRRRDNTSAPLFAIKPAGCFHHLPFSDAESAELCRLLGPRDDRQDAALLLGSLVEESLAFSIQCASSSHDASAAAYELCASDARGASGSHYTPADLTAEVLQHAIQAYEAGQPHEAGPHRELPLVGDIACGGGAFLVEACRQLADRLMEHHELSELAARRIAARQLFGVDRNPLAVEAARLAVWLCVGDPRLPLDYFADNIGCGDSLLGDAFTRSASPPALPDRPRFDWPEVFPSIAARGGFDLIVGNPPFLGGRKIRSTLGRDYLDWLTSDLCPGASGNADLCAFFFRRSAELLRPGGVLGLVATNTISQGDTRETGLAPMLREGSIFRAETQRTWPGSATVQVSLVWYRRESKSPATASTDDQPAMLDGRPARRISSFLTTGDFEQKPDRLVENLELSYQGSIVLGLGFVLTHDQASDLIGRNPRNAQALRPYLTGENLNKHPQQAPGRWVINFFDWPLDHATAPEDYQGPVAADFPDLLSIVETKVRPQRTRLRPNGDYVLRRPLPQRWWIYADKRPQLYSRIAGLPRVLCKTRHSPHWAFEFVQPGVVFQESLAVFASDDIGLWGALSSGLHEVWSRQLGSTLGEGLRYSATDCFDTFALPPLEPIRSAASALHQARRAMLDANQVGLSQVCRRLHSESDNREDICQLRQLYVDLDQAVAAAYGWSDLNVERALDATGFHLAAETQTEILRRLFALNQERAAKGKRGR, from the coding sequence TTGCTGCTGGATCGGCTTAATCTGACCCTGCGGCAGGGCGACCCCTGGTGCGGCCGGTCGCCGAAGCCTGGCCAGACCTTGGAGGAGTGCTCGTCACTCTCTCCCGAAGCGGTCTATCAGGAGGCGGTCCGCACGCTGCTGCGTATCGCTTTTCTGCAGCTGGCCGGCTCTCCTCTTTCCCCCGACCAGCTTTCCTGGCAGGGCCTGCAGCATCGCCAGGCCATCATCGCCGGCTGCCATACGCGACGGCGGGACAACACTTCGGCGCCCCTGTTTGCCATCAAGCCTGCTGGCTGTTTCCATCATCTTCCGTTTTCTGATGCGGAATCGGCGGAACTGTGTCGCCTGCTCGGGCCGCGCGACGATCGCCAGGACGCCGCCTTGTTGCTCGGTTCGCTGGTGGAAGAGTCGCTGGCGTTTTCCATCCAGTGTGCTTCCTCTTCCCACGATGCCTCCGCTGCGGCGTACGAACTTTGCGCGAGCGACGCCCGCGGGGCCAGCGGCTCCCATTACACGCCGGCCGACCTGACGGCTGAAGTCCTGCAGCATGCGATCCAGGCATACGAGGCGGGCCAGCCTCACGAAGCGGGGCCGCACCGCGAACTGCCGCTGGTGGGCGATATTGCCTGTGGCGGCGGAGCTTTCCTGGTCGAGGCCTGTCGTCAGCTGGCGGACCGGCTGATGGAGCACCACGAGCTTTCCGAGCTGGCGGCCCGACGTATTGCCGCCCGACAATTATTTGGCGTCGACCGGAATCCGCTGGCGGTGGAAGCGGCCCGGCTGGCGGTCTGGTTGTGCGTCGGCGATCCGCGTTTGCCGCTGGATTATTTTGCCGACAACATTGGCTGCGGCGACAGCCTGCTGGGCGACGCATTCACCCGTTCCGCCTCTCCCCCCGCGCTGCCTGATCGCCCGCGGTTCGACTGGCCGGAGGTTTTCCCGTCGATCGCCGCGCGGGGCGGTTTTGACCTGATCGTGGGGAACCCGCCGTTCCTGGGCGGACGAAAAATCCGCTCCACTCTGGGCCGCGATTACCTGGACTGGCTGACCAGCGACCTGTGCCCCGGCGCCAGCGGGAACGCCGATCTGTGCGCCTTTTTCTTCCGCAGGTCGGCCGAACTGCTACGTCCCGGCGGCGTGCTGGGGCTGGTGGCGACCAACACCATCAGCCAGGGTGACACGCGGGAAACGGGCCTGGCCCCCATGCTGCGGGAGGGCAGCATCTTTCGTGCGGAAACCCAGCGCACCTGGCCCGGCAGCGCTACCGTTCAGGTGTCGCTCGTCTGGTATCGCCGGGAGTCGAAGTCGCCTGCGACGGCCTCAACAGACGACCAGCCGGCCATGCTGGATGGACGACCGGCCCGCCGCATCTCCTCTTTTCTGACGACGGGCGATTTCGAACAGAAGCCGGACCGGCTGGTGGAGAATCTGGAGCTTTCGTACCAGGGATCGATCGTGCTGGGCCTGGGCTTCGTGCTGACGCATGACCAGGCGAGTGATCTGATCGGGCGGAACCCGCGCAATGCGCAAGCCCTGCGTCCTTACCTGACGGGAGAGAACCTGAACAAACACCCGCAACAGGCTCCCGGCCGCTGGGTCATCAATTTCTTCGACTGGCCTCTCGATCACGCAACGGCCCCGGAGGATTACCAGGGCCCAGTGGCGGCCGATTTTCCTGATCTGTTATCGATCGTGGAAACCAAAGTGCGGCCCCAGCGGACCCGCCTTCGCCCCAATGGGGACTATGTGCTGCGGCGGCCTTTGCCGCAGCGCTGGTGGATTTATGCGGACAAGCGGCCGCAGTTGTACTCCCGCATCGCGGGGCTGCCGCGGGTGTTGTGCAAGACCCGGCATAGCCCCCACTGGGCGTTTGAATTTGTGCAGCCAGGCGTGGTGTTCCAGGAGTCGCTGGCTGTGTTCGCCAGCGACGACATCGGCCTGTGGGGAGCCCTTTCCAGCGGCCTGCACGAAGTCTGGTCGCGGCAGCTTGGCTCGACGCTGGGGGAAGGTCTGCGCTACAGCGCGACGGACTGCTTCGATACGTTCGCCCTGCCTCCGCTGGAGCCGATCCGCTCCGCGGCGTCCGCCTTGCACCAGGCCCGCCGAGCGATGCTTGACGCCAATCAGGTCGGCCTGTCGCAAGTCTGTCGGCGCCTGCATTCCGAGTCGGACAACCGCGAGGATATCTGTCAGCTCCGCCAGTTATACGTCGACCTGGATCAAGCCGTGGCCGCCGCTTATGGCTGGAGCGATCTGAATGTCGAGCGCGCCCTGGATGCAACCGGCTTTCACCTGGCAGCCGAAACGCAGACTGAAATCCTCCGCCGCCTGTTCGCCCTCAACCAGGAACGCGCCGCCAAAGGGAAGCGAGGCCGTTAG
- a CDS encoding dihydroorotate dehydrogenase electron transfer subunit translates to MTNPLHAPYYADHCLQQGATVVENVRLARDTYRLRVACPEIAARILPGQFLMFRLAGFTDPLIGRPLALFNTIADDSGAPWAIDVGYLVKGKFTSRLQHFLPGQAIELWGPLGNGFEPRPTERLLMVAGGIGQTPFLALGREMLGKQTYGDPSRSVDACSQAILCYGARSADYLAGIEAFEESGIEVRLATDDGTRGHHGLVTDLLLAALDESDQPTRIVCCGPEPMMAAVARIAAERQVPCQVSLETPMACGIGICFSCVAKVRTPDGEWDYKRTCVEGPVFNADQLEW, encoded by the coding sequence ATGACCAACCCGCTTCATGCCCCTTACTACGCCGACCATTGCCTGCAGCAGGGTGCGACCGTAGTAGAGAACGTGCGGCTGGCCCGCGATACCTACCGGCTGCGGGTGGCGTGCCCGGAGATCGCCGCCCGGATCCTGCCCGGCCAGTTCCTCATGTTTCGTCTGGCTGGTTTTACCGATCCGCTGATCGGCCGGCCGCTGGCGCTCTTCAATACGATCGCCGACGACAGTGGCGCCCCCTGGGCTATTGATGTCGGCTATCTGGTCAAAGGGAAGTTCACCAGCCGCCTGCAGCACTTTCTGCCCGGCCAGGCGATCGAACTCTGGGGGCCGCTGGGGAACGGCTTTGAGCCGCGCCCGACCGAAAGACTTTTGATGGTCGCCGGCGGCATCGGACAAACGCCTTTCCTGGCGCTCGGCCGTGAGATGCTGGGGAAGCAGACCTACGGCGATCCGTCGCGTTCCGTGGATGCCTGCAGCCAGGCGATCCTCTGCTATGGCGCCCGCAGCGCCGACTACCTGGCCGGCATCGAAGCGTTTGAAGAATCGGGGATCGAAGTCCGGCTGGCCACTGACGACGGCACGCGCGGGCATCATGGACTGGTGACCGATCTGCTGTTGGCGGCCTTGGACGAAAGCGACCAGCCGACCCGGATCGTCTGTTGCGGACCGGAACCGATGATGGCGGCCGTCGCCCGGATTGCGGCCGAGCGCCAGGTTCCCTGCCAGGTCTCGCTGGAAACACCGATGGCCTGTGGCATTGGCATCTGTTTCAGCTGCGTCGCCAAAGTCCGCACGCCCGACGGCGAATGGGACTACAAGCGCACCTGCGTCGAAGGCCCCGTGTTCAACGCCGATCAGTTGGAGTGGTAG
- a CDS encoding PSD1 and planctomycete cytochrome C domain-containing protein: MCVFRSFVGCALAWMLLLSPAIDARADEPAVSFSREVKPILSQNCFACHGPDENKRAAELRLDQRESAVSSAIWAGKPEASELIARIVTTDPDERMPPARSKKPALTAEQIDILKRWIAQGANYDAHWAYAPVAGNGDNPPELAAAIDHQVQATLTAHGLQSGGPADDRILVRRLYFDLTGLPPTAAETAAFVNDAGADRYERLLDRLLQSEHYGERMAMFWLDLVRYADTNGIHGDNHRDHALYRDYVIQAFNGNKPFDQFTIEQLAGDLLPEATPEQQIASGYNRLNMTTREGGAQAKEYFAKYAADRVRNASTVWLGSTLGCAECHDHKFDPFLTRDFYSFAAFFADVRETAVGTQAPVKMPTAMQDEEQQQRQKQIAALKATLAADTPALRQAQTAWEVTAPKELPTQPKVWQTVQPSKMESTGGVKFTVQEDGSILTSGANPATDIYTLTLPNPATPTAGFRLEALTDSDFPAGGLSRGNGNFVLTEATASTASDKKEQPQKIRSVVADYEQQGFPAAHAIDGNGKTGWAVDGHQKPANRTAVFLFDQPQFGEQLTIQLAFQSQYAKHAIGRFRLSLTSVETPSITLAGDGPSAAIVALLNKPADQRSPAEQTQLADYYRSIAPALAATRKQLATEERALQKLTESFQPILITQAGAPREMRVLPRGNWLDDSGPVVLPAAPSFLPPLPTAERASRLDLAHWLVDGKNPLVARVFVNRLWKIMFGEGLVRTLDDFGSQGAPPTHPELLDLLADDFVRSGWDVKHLLRQIALSKTYRLTSQDTPALRELDPANRWLARQNRYRLDAEMVRDNALAISGLLVDQIGGPSVKPYQPPGYWSHLNFPKREWQNDQGDNLYRRGLYTYWCRTFLHPSLLAFDAPSREESCVLRNRSNTPQQALVLLNDPTYVEAARVFAERIVSEGGSSPDQRVAYAWRQTLGRNPSPQEQALLVELVEKHRQQYTEDAAAAKALLHVGSRPAPEKVDTPELAAWTSLARVLLNLHETITRY, from the coding sequence ATGTGTGTATTTCGCAGTTTTGTCGGCTGCGCGCTGGCGTGGATGCTGCTGTTGTCGCCGGCGATCGACGCCCGGGCCGACGAGCCGGCCGTGAGCTTCTCGCGCGAGGTGAAGCCGATCCTGTCGCAGAACTGCTTCGCCTGTCATGGGCCCGATGAGAACAAAAGGGCGGCCGAACTACGGCTGGACCAGCGCGAATCGGCCGTCAGCAGCGCGATCTGGGCCGGCAAGCCGGAAGCCAGCGAACTGATCGCCCGCATCGTCACTACCGACCCCGACGAACGGATGCCGCCGGCCCGCTCCAAAAAACCGGCCCTGACCGCCGAGCAAATCGACATCCTCAAACGCTGGATCGCCCAGGGCGCCAACTACGACGCCCACTGGGCCTACGCGCCGGTCGCTGGCAACGGCGACAATCCGCCAGAGCTGGCCGCCGCCATCGATCACCAGGTGCAAGCGACGCTGACCGCCCATGGCCTGCAGTCGGGCGGGCCGGCCGACGACCGGATCCTGGTGCGGCGGCTGTACTTTGACCTGACCGGACTGCCGCCGACCGCCGCCGAGACCGCGGCCTTTGTCAACGACGCCGGGGCCGATCGGTATGAACGTCTGCTCGATCGCCTGTTGCAGTCGGAGCACTACGGCGAACGGATGGCCATGTTCTGGCTGGACCTGGTGCGGTACGCCGACACCAACGGCATCCATGGCGACAACCATCGCGACCACGCGCTGTATCGCGACTACGTGATCCAGGCGTTCAACGGGAACAAGCCGTTTGACCAGTTCACCATCGAACAGCTGGCCGGCGACCTGCTGCCGGAGGCCACGCCGGAACAGCAGATTGCTTCCGGCTATAACCGCCTCAACATGACGACCCGCGAAGGCGGCGCCCAGGCCAAGGAGTACTTCGCCAAATACGCGGCCGACCGGGTGCGGAACGCTTCCACCGTCTGGCTGGGCTCCACGCTCGGTTGTGCGGAGTGCCACGACCACAAGTTCGACCCGTTTTTGACGCGTGACTTTTACAGCTTCGCCGCGTTCTTTGCCGACGTGCGGGAAACGGCCGTCGGTACGCAAGCGCCGGTCAAAATGCCGACCGCCATGCAGGACGAAGAGCAGCAGCAGCGGCAAAAACAGATCGCCGCCCTGAAAGCGACGCTGGCCGCCGACACGCCCGCCCTGCGCCAGGCGCAGACCGCCTGGGAAGTGACCGCCCCGAAAGAGCTGCCAACGCAGCCCAAAGTCTGGCAGACCGTCCAGCCGAGCAAGATGGAGTCGACCGGCGGCGTGAAATTCACCGTGCAGGAAGACGGCTCGATCTTAACCTCCGGCGCCAATCCGGCGACCGACATCTACACGCTCACCCTGCCCAATCCGGCGACGCCGACAGCCGGCTTCCGCCTGGAAGCGCTAACCGACAGCGACTTCCCGGCTGGCGGATTGTCCCGCGGGAACGGCAACTTTGTGCTGACCGAAGCGACTGCCTCCACCGCCTCCGACAAGAAAGAGCAGCCGCAGAAGATCCGCTCCGTCGTCGCCGACTATGAGCAGCAAGGCTTTCCCGCCGCGCACGCCATCGACGGCAACGGAAAGACGGGCTGGGCCGTGGACGGGCATCAAAAGCCGGCCAACCGGACGGCCGTGTTCCTGTTCGACCAGCCGCAATTCGGCGAGCAGCTGACGATCCAGCTGGCCTTCCAGTCGCAGTACGCAAAGCACGCGATTGGCCGTTTTCGGCTGTCACTGACCAGCGTGGAAACGCCGTCGATCACGCTGGCCGGCGACGGTCCCTCCGCGGCGATCGTCGCGCTGCTGAACAAGCCGGCCGACCAGCGATCTCCAGCCGAACAGACGCAGCTGGCCGACTACTACCGCAGCATCGCTCCCGCACTGGCCGCGACCCGGAAACAGCTGGCGACGGAAGAACGGGCTCTGCAGAAGCTGACCGAGTCGTTCCAGCCGATCCTGATCACCCAGGCCGGCGCCCCGCGGGAAATGCGGGTGCTGCCCCGCGGCAACTGGCTCGATGATTCGGGCCCCGTAGTGCTGCCCGCCGCCCCGAGCTTCCTGCCGCCGCTGCCCACGGCCGAACGGGCCAGCCGCCTGGACCTGGCCCACTGGCTGGTCGATGGGAAGAACCCGCTGGTCGCCCGGGTGTTTGTGAACCGGCTGTGGAAGATCATGTTCGGCGAAGGGCTGGTGCGCACGCTCGACGACTTTGGTTCCCAGGGGGCGCCGCCCACGCATCCGGAACTGCTCGATCTGCTGGCGGACGACTTCGTCCGCAGCGGCTGGGATGTGAAGCATCTGCTGCGGCAGATCGCCCTGTCGAAAACGTACCGGCTGACCTCGCAGGATACGCCCGCCCTGCGTGAACTGGACCCGGCCAACCGCTGGCTGGCCCGGCAGAACCGATACCGCCTGGATGCGGAGATGGTGCGCGATAACGCCCTGGCGATCTCTGGCTTGCTGGTTGACCAGATCGGCGGGCCCAGCGTCAAGCCGTACCAGCCGCCCGGTTACTGGTCGCATCTGAACTTCCCCAAGCGGGAGTGGCAGAACGACCAGGGCGACAACCTGTATCGCCGGGGCCTTTACACTTACTGGTGCCGCACCTTTTTGCATCCCAGCCTGCTGGCGTTTGACGCCCCCAGTCGGGAAGAAAGCTGCGTGCTGCGGAACCGTTCCAACACGCCGCAACAGGCGCTCGTGCTGCTGAACGATCCAACCTATGTTGAAGCGGCCCGCGTATTCGCTGAACGGATCGTAAGCGAAGGCGGATCCTCGCCGGACCAGCGCGTCGCCTATGCGTGGCGGCAAACGCTCGGCCGGAATCCTTCGCCACAGGAGCAAGCGCTGCTGGTCGAGCTGGTCGAAAAACATCGGCAGCAGTACACGGAAGACGCCGCAGCCGCCAAGGCGCTCCTGCACGTAGGCAGCCGCCCGGCGCCGGAAAAAGTCGACACGCCCGAACTGGCGGCCTGGACGTCGCTCGCCCGCGTGCTGCTCAATTTACACGAAACGATTACACGTTATTAA
- a CDS encoding SlyX family protein, which translates to MPEPNPLQDRVTKLEESTAHQEHLVEQLNQIVIQLRVDLERLESENREHRRQVKWLTENNTTSQEIVDEKPPHY; encoded by the coding sequence ATGCCTGAACCCAATCCGCTGCAGGATCGCGTCACCAAACTCGAAGAAAGCACAGCGCACCAGGAACATCTGGTCGAGCAACTGAACCAGATCGTCATTCAGCTGCGTGTCGATCTCGAACGCCTGGAATCCGAGAACCGGGAACACCGGCGCCAGGTAAAGTGGCTGACGGAAAACAACACGACCAGCCAGGAAATCGTCGACGAGAAGCCCCCGCATTATTAA
- a CDS encoding pseudouridine synthase: protein MAGSSQSKSSSSPGAERLQKVLAAAGVGSRRECEQLIVDGRVEVDRVIVDQLGTKVDADKQLIRVDGEPVKITRRQYHMVNKPSGVVSTNRDPDGRTRVIDLVNIEQRLFTVGRLDKSSEGLILVTNDGELANQLAHPRHGIEKTYYVRVVGNPTVEDLNLLLKGVHLAEGVAKVSRIKVRKKFKECADLEVVLNEGRNREIRRLLAKIGHKVVRLQRVALGPLKLGLLPAGATRRLTNEEVEALERAVSRKVVKKPSSNSEAISADGLEAARSAAAMKKPARSDKRSSAAGERSGAPGKRSSSASRPGKPGGRPGKPGARSGKASAAPSRPATGRGAGSQRAAKKAASRQAPQPRIGAILDYDGPSNDGGDASQAGFDASGRKKRAAKSSARPASGARKKSASSRGAAPKTRRPKKRK from the coding sequence ATGGCTGGTTCTTCCCAATCCAAATCCTCTTCCTCCCCGGGCGCTGAGCGGCTGCAGAAAGTGCTGGCGGCTGCAGGCGTGGGCAGTCGTCGCGAATGCGAACAGTTGATCGTCGATGGACGGGTCGAAGTGGATCGCGTGATCGTGGATCAGCTGGGAACCAAAGTCGACGCCGACAAGCAGCTGATCCGCGTCGATGGCGAGCCGGTGAAAATCACCCGGCGCCAGTACCATATGGTGAACAAACCGTCGGGCGTGGTCTCGACCAATCGCGACCCCGACGGCCGCACCCGCGTCATCGATCTGGTGAATATCGAACAGCGGCTGTTCACGGTCGGCCGACTGGACAAGTCCAGCGAAGGGCTCATCCTGGTCACCAACGACGGCGAACTGGCGAACCAGCTGGCCCATCCTCGGCACGGGATTGAGAAAACCTACTACGTGCGCGTCGTCGGCAATCCGACCGTCGAAGACCTGAACCTGCTCCTCAAAGGGGTCCACCTCGCCGAAGGTGTGGCCAAGGTGTCGCGGATCAAAGTCCGCAAGAAATTCAAAGAGTGCGCCGACCTGGAAGTCGTCCTGAACGAAGGCCGCAACCGGGAAATCCGGCGTCTGCTGGCGAAGATCGGCCATAAAGTCGTCCGCCTGCAACGCGTCGCCCTGGGACCGCTCAAACTGGGCCTGCTCCCCGCGGGCGCCACGCGACGTTTGACGAATGAAGAAGTCGAAGCGCTGGAACGCGCGGTCAGCCGCAAGGTGGTGAAGAAGCCGTCTTCCAACAGCGAGGCCATTTCCGCCGACGGACTGGAGGCTGCCCGCAGCGCCGCGGCGATGAAAAAGCCGGCCCGCTCCGACAAGCGATCATCCGCCGCGGGAGAACGCTCCGGCGCCCCCGGCAAACGGTCGTCGTCCGCTTCCCGCCCCGGCAAACCAGGAGGCCGTCCTGGCAAGCCTGGCGCCCGGTCCGGCAAAGCATCGGCTGCACCCTCTCGACCCGCCACCGGTCGTGGCGCCGGTTCGCAACGGGCCGCCAAAAAAGCAGCCAGTCGCCAGGCCCCGCAGCCCCGCATCGGAGCGATTCTCGACTACGACGGTCCTTCGAATGATGGCGGCGACGCCTCGCAGGCCGGATTCGACGCTTCGGGCCGGAAGAAACGGGCCGCCAAATCCAGCGCCCGGCCCGCCTCGGGCGCCCGCAAGAAATCCGCCTCCAGCCGTGGGGCCGCTCCCAAAACCCGACGACCGAAAAAACGGAAATGA